The Manihot esculenta cultivar AM560-2 chromosome 1, M.esculenta_v8, whole genome shotgun sequence genome has a window encoding:
- the LOC110622223 gene encoding zinc finger protein CONSTANS-LIKE 16: MINERKAANALAGKIVRPCDGCFSKRARWFCAADDAFLCRSCEESVHSANQLAGRHERVRLESVVSPPAWLQGFNRKARTPRHKNNKSLLARQQLEHEEEFLMNPLLLVPEIGNEEESNIVADEDEDQVPCRVPVFDPFAAELCVDDMITYEGTEIAAMGNEEGNVIFDDSGHGGTASDLDNLPEFLPSDMDLGEFAADIENLLGSGLEDSSPDTKASRVLDSKDEGDEKFSYEYKVVKVKDEQDQLEAIFDWDFNYESPTTVEEMNCHGNKKEMKRNVFLRLNYEAIINAWASHGSPWTTGPRPELNPDGCWPHCMGMCCNARGRHPYVAGVGGGAGGGNAGREARVLRYKEKRRTRLFSKKIRYEVRRLNAEKRPRMKGRFVKRTSFMGTAFPYINR; encoded by the exons ATGATCAATGAAAGAAAAGCAGCAAATGCCCTTGCAGGCAAGATTGTTAGACCCTGTGATGGCTGTTTCAGCAAGAGAGCTCGGTGGTTCTGCGCTGCAGACGATGCTTTTCTTTGCCGGAGCTGTGAAGAATCAGTTCATTCAGCTAACCAGTTAGCCGGGAGGCACGAAAGGGTCAGGCTTGAATCTGTGGTATCTCCTCCAGCTTGGCTTCAAGGGTTTAATAGAAAAGCAAGAACCCCGAGGCATAAGAACAATAAGTCCTTATTAGCACGTCAACAACTTGAACATGAAGAGGAATTCTTGATGAACCCTCTTCTTCTTGTTCCTGAGATTGGTAATGAAGAAGAAAGTAATAttgttgctgatgaagatgaAGATCAGGTTCCTTGTAGGGTTCCTGTATTTGATCCTTTTGCTGCAGAGCTATGCGTTGATGATATGATAACATATGAAGGAACCGAAATAGCAGCCATGGGGAACGAAGAGGGAAATGTGATTTTTGATGATTCTGGACACGGAGGAACTGCAAGCGACCTGGATAATCTACCTGAGTTTTTACCTTCAGATATGGACCTTGGTGAGTTTGCTGCAGACATTGAGAATCTACTTGGAAGTGGACTTGAGGACTCTTCTCCTGATACAAAGGCTTCGAGAGTGTTGGATTCTAAAGATGAAGGTGATGAGAAGTTCAGTTATGAATACAAAGTAGTGAAAGTCAAGGATGAACAAGATCAACTGGAAGCAATATTTGATTGGGATTTCAATTACGAGTCACCCACAACAGTAGAAGAGATGAATTGTCATGGAAACAAGAAGGAAATGAAAAGGAATGTATTTTTGAGGCTAAATTATGAAGCAATCATCAATGCTTGGGCTAGCCATGGCTCTCCATGGACTACAGGACCCAGACCAGAGCTCAACCCTGATGGTTGCTGGCCTCACTGcatg GGTATGTGCTGCAATGCACGGGGTCGCCACCCCTACGTGGCCGGCGTTGGGGGAGGAGCAGGAGGAGGCAACGCAGGAAGAGAAGCAAGAGTGTTAAGGTACAAAGAAAAGCGAAGGACAAGACTATTTTCGAAGAAGATAAGGTACGAAGTGAGGAGATTGAACGCGGAAAAAAGGCCTAGAATGAAAGGTCGATTTGTAAAGAGAACGTCCTTCATGGGAACTGCATTTCCTTACATCAACAGATAA